The following coding sequences are from one Neurospora crassa OR74A linkage group I, whole genome shotgun sequence window:
- a CDS encoding 4-coumarate-CoA ligase 1, which translates to MPFNSPFKDLDIPTNIDVWSLVFDQQNVPFPTSKRVMTCAENTTLSHTWDHIKAASVDFGKGMKDIWRWRKGEVLALYTPNSIDTPIVTLGAIWAGAVVSPANPLYTVEELTFQLKDSGAKAIVTQAPFLKTAVEAAKKAGIPNDRIVLVGQHSDPSGTFKHFRSIRCVDFPTRFRKTKINPEKDLVFLVYSSGTTGLPKGVCLTHLNVVSNILQMADVDGRYWSATGGLNGEGDKFLGVLPFFHIYGLTCALFMCLYLGWEMFVVERFDLEKALQTIQDQRITAFYVSPPIVLAFGKSPLVDKYDLSTLKVMHSGAAPLTSELTEAVWQRLKIPVKQGYGLSESSPVVTCQTVDEWAKFMGSCGKMMPNMEAKLVDEEGREVADGEVGELWIKGPNVFKGYYKSPERTKEAFSEDGYFKTGDMFHIDKYGNMYCVDRLKELIKFKGFPVPPAELEGLILGHSDVTDVCVIGVDDRSQATEVPRAYVVLRPGIEASDSKAQEIMEYVAKQVAPHKKLRGGVRFVAEVPKSPSGKILRRMLRDKVKQEERAAGSKL; encoded by the exons ATGCCTTTCAATTCACCCTTCAAGGATTTGGATATTCCCACCAACATTGATGTTTGGTCTCTCGTTTTTGACCAGCAGAATGTTCCGTTCCCGACCTCCAAGAGGGTGATGACATGCGCCGAAAACACCACGCTTTCGCACACATGGGACCATATAAAAGCGGCGTCTGTCGACTTTGGCAAAGGCATGAAGGATATTTGGCGTTGGAGGAAGGGTGAAGTTCTCGCCTTGTATACGCCAAATAGCATTGAT ACCCCAATCGTCACTCTCGGCGCCATCTGGGCCGGCGCTGTCGTCTCGCCGGCCAACCCGCTCTACACCGTCGAAGAGCTCACCTTCCAGCTCAAAGACTCGGGCGCCAAAGCTATCGTCACGCAAGCTCCCTTCCTCAAGACGGCCGTCGAAGCGGCGAAGAAGGCCGGCATCCCCAACGACCGCATCGTTCTGGTCGGCCAGCACAGCGACCCTTCGGGAACGTTCAAGCATTTCCGCAGTATCAGATGCGTTGACTTCCCCACCCGCTTCAGGAAGACCAAAATCAACCCGGAGAAGGACCTCGTGTTTTTGGTCTACAGCTCCGGCACGACGGGCTTGCCTAAGGGCGTGTGCTTGACGCATCTGAACGTTGTGTCCAACATCTTGCAGATGGCCGATGTTGATGGGCGGTATTGGTCTGCGACTGGCGGGCTGAATGGTGAAGGTGATAAGTTCTTGGGCGTGCTGCCGTTTTTCCACATCTAT GGTCTCACCTGCGCCCTGTTCATGTGTCTTTACCTTGGCTGGGAGATGTTCGTCGTCGAGCGCTTTGACCTGGAAAAGGCCCTACAAACGATCCAAGACCAGCGCATCACCGCCTTCTACGTGTCTCCTCCGATCGTGCTGGCCTTCGGCAAGAGCCCGCTGGTGGACAAGTACGATCTCAGCACCCTCAAAGTCATGCACTCGGGCGCCGCGCCGCTGACGAGCGAGCTCACCGAGGCCGTGTGGCAGCGTCTCAAGATCCCGGTCAAGCAAGGCTACGGGTTGAGCGAGTCCAGTCCCGTGGTGACGTGCCAGACTGTGGATGAGTGGGCCAAGTTTATGGGTTCTTGCGGCAAGATGATGCCGAATATGGAGGCGAAGCtggtggacgaggagggcaGGGAGGTTGCCGATGGTGAG GTTGGCGAGCTGTGGATCAAGGGACCTAATGTGTTcaagggttactataagaGTCCAGAGCGCACAAAGGAGGCCTTTTCAGAAGATGGCTACTTCAAGACCGGAGACATGTTCCACATCGATAAGTACGGCAACATGTACTGCGTGGATCGTCTCAAAGAGTTGATCAAGTTCA AGGGCTTCCCCGTCCCACCAGCCGAACTCGAAGGTCTCATCCTAGGCCACAGTGATGTAACGGATGTCTGCGTTATTGGTGTCGATGACCGCAGCCAGGCTACCGAAGTGCCTCGGGCGTACGTCGTCCTTAGACCAGGCATCGAAGCCAGCGATAGCAAGGCGCAGGAGATCATGGAATATGTCGCTAAGCAAGTCGCTCCCCATAAGAAGCTCCGCGGAGGTGTTCGGTTTGTTGCAGAGGTACCCAAGTCGCCTAGTGGAAAGATTCTTCGGAGGATGCTGAGAGACAAGGTGAAGCAAGAGGAGCGTGCTGCGGGATCAAAGCTCTGA
- a CDS encoding F1 ATPase assembly protein 11: MASLRTAGMLRHLAHPCSHVRTLRASNQRRWAQVHDVRFLATTQQPRSVIEKYRQKLENKAKEEGLPDIDALKQAYKDKIERLRKETDAATKLPGAPAPATPTAADAAELDATTTTTTEAAKPSSNATPETPKKPVSSGSGSGSGSGIKPLSEILDMTKARDLPIKELSAIWRLRYATNPHSLCAVIPSETYSAMDTLARSRPQFVLPVPHPEQGAEIHFLQWTWDAATATSTVLFTQLAEYKNRGEFAQPHTTVTHYMDFSVDKGVVLMQGQVMEDRGVKPEDAQWLLMCLQRFYGGWDGTGGEQGQQRANERRNLLDWFASGDQRFSVEKLMEEAERMG, encoded by the coding sequence ATGGCCTCCCTTCGCACTGCGGGCATGCTTCGGCATCTCGCACACCCTTGCTCTCACGTCCGTACGCTGCGCGCCTCCAACCAACGACGATGGGCTCAAGTTCACGATGTGCGCTTCCTCGCCACGACGCAGCAACCGCGCAGTGTCATCGAGAAGTACCGCCAAAAGTTGGAGAACAAGGCCAAAGAGGAGGGCCTGCCTGATATCGACGCTCTTAAACAGGCATACAAGGACAAGATTGAGCGCCTGCGCAAGGAAACCGACGCTGCAACTAAACTACCGGGTGCTCCCGCTCCAGCTACCCccactgctgctgatgcCGCTGAGTTGGATGctaccacaacaaccacaaccgaaGCCGCCAAACCTTCTTCCAATGCCACGCCAGAAACGCCGAAGAAACCAGTATCTTcaggctccggctccggctccggctccggcatCAAACCGCTATCCGAGATCCTCGATATGACCAAGGCCCGCGACTTACCCATCAAGGAACTCTCCGCCATCTGGCGTCTGCGCTACGCCACCAACCCTCACTCTCTGTGCGCCGTCATCCCGTCAGAGACCTATTCAGCCATGGACACGTTGGCGCGCTCGCGCCCTCAGTTCGTGCTTCCTGTGCCGCACCCGGAACAGGGCGCGGAGATCCACTTCCTGCAATGGACCTGGGacgcggcgacggcgacgtcGACGGTGCTGTTCACGCAGCTGGCCGAGTACAAGAACCGCGGCGAGTTTGCGCAGCCGCACACGACGGTCACGCACTACATGGACTTTAGCGTCGACAAGGGCGTCGTGCTGATGCAGGGCCAGGTCATGGAGGATAGAGGCGTCAAGCCCGAGGATGCGCAGTGGTTGCTCATGTGCCTCCAGAGGTTCTACGGCGGTTGGGATGGTACTGGTGGCGAGCAGGGCCAGCAGAGGGCGAACGAGCGCAGGAATCTGTTGGATTGGTTCGCAAGTGGTGACCAGAGGTTTAGCGTGGAGAAGCTtatggaggaggcggagaggatgGGTTAG
- a CDS encoding cytochrome c peroxidase: protein MAASRTATRTLRALRTSTRPALTAAPRAAFRQGGRRLYSSEPAKSGGSNIWAWAIGAGALGAGGLWYLNQDGASATPKVFAPKFDDYQAVYNEIASRLEEKDDYDDGSYGPVLVRLAWHASGTYDKETGTGGSNGATMRFAPESDHGANAGLKAARDFLEPVKAKFPWITYSDLWILGGVCAIQEMLGPQIPYRPGRQDRDAAGCTPDGRLPDASQAQDHLRNIFYRMGFNDQEIVALSGAHALGRCHADRSGFDGPWTFSPTVLTNDYYKLLLDEKWQWKKWNGPKQYEDKKTKSLMMLPADMALIQDKKFKQWVEKYAADNELFFKDFSNVIVKLFELGVPFAENSERWVFKTVNA, encoded by the exons ATGGCCGCCTCCCGCACTGCCACCCGCACTCTCCGCGCTCTGCGCACCTCGACTCGTCCTGCGCTCACTGCCGCGCCCCGCGCTGCTTTCCGCCAGGGTGGTCGTCGTCTTTACTCTTCTGAGCCCGCCAAGTCCGGTGGCTCCAACATTTGGGCTTGGGCTATCGGTGCCGGTGCTCTCGGTGCCGGCGGTCTGTGGTATCTCAACCAGGACGGCGCTTCCGCTACCCCCAAGGTTTTCGCTCCCAAGTTCGACGACTACCAGGCCGTGTACAACGAGATTGCCTCTCGCctcgaggagaaggatgacTACGACGACGGCAGCTACGGCCCAGTCCTCGTCCGTCTCGCATGGCACGCCAGCGGCACCTATGACAAGGAGACCGGCACTGGTGGCTCCAACGGTGCCACCATGCGCTTCGCTCCTGAGTCTGACCATGGTGCCAACGCCGGCCTGAAGGCTGCTCGTGACTTCCTCGAGCCTGTCAAGG CCAAGTTCCCTTGGATCACCTACTCCGATCTCTGGATCCTCGGCGGTGTTTGCGCCATCCAGGAGATGCTTGGCCCCCAGATCCCCTACCGCCCCGGTCGCCAGGACCGTGATGCTGCTGGTTGCACTCCCGATGGCCGTCTTCCTGATGCCTCCCAGGCCCAGGACCATCTCCGCAACATCTTCTACCGCATGGGCTTCAACGATCAGGAGATCGTTGCTCTTTCCGGTGCTCACGCTCTCGGCCGCTGCCACGCTGACCGCTCCGGCTTTGACGGTCCCTGGACTTTCTCCCCTACCGTTTTGACCAACGATTACTACAAGCTGCTCCTCGACGAGAAGTGGCagtggaagaagtggaaCGGCCCTAAGCAGTatgaggacaagaagaccaagTCCCTCATGATGCTCCCCGCCGATATGGCCCTCATCCAGGACAAGAAGTTCAAGCAGTGGGTGGAGAAGTACGCCGCCGACAACGAGCTCTTCTTCAAGGACTTCTCCAATGTCATTGTCAAGCTCTTTGAGCTCGGTGTTCCTTTCGCCGAGAACTCCGAGCGCTGGGTCTTCAAGACCGTCAATGCTTAG
- a CDS encoding mRNA splicing protein, producing the protein MGDFSNYGGSDEENAEIKRLNAEVDADTDNFENWEKLVRACEGLEGGLNRNSSPQALATLRATYDRFLLKFPLLFGYWKKYADLEFNISGPESAEMVYERGCASITNSVDLWTEYCSFKMETTHTPHLVRELFERGATHVGLDFLAHPFWDKYLEYEERQEAQDKIVAILNRVIRIPMHQYARYFERLRTLAQTRPLLELVSADALARYRAEVEAENAPYGIQKSEPEIERDIRAKIDAQLYTVFQQTQAETTKRWTFESEIKRPYFHITELEHAQLANWRKYLDFEESEGNFGRIVFLYERCLVTCALYDEFWFRYARWMSAQEGKEEEVRNIYLRATTLYVPVSRPGIRLQYAYFEEMSGRIDVARDIHAAILNKLPDCVEAIVSWANLQRRQSGLDAAIDIYKAQIDSPTVDIFTKAALVTEWAYLLWKVKGSSEEARACFSKNVQWYSDSRHFWQKWLEFELGQPTNAELEEQHGARIKDIIQMIRSKSRLSPAVKQELCQVYLNYLQDRGGKKAMKEFLALDRELYGPQSISVITKAKLGGKENGVMGELDEPTRQKAEARFYSFYQLHMDPDPNAQGPASFN; encoded by the exons ATGGGCGACTTCAGCAACTATGGTGGCTCTGATGAAGAGAACGCCGAAATCAAGAGGCTTAACGCCGAGGTG GATGCCGATACCGACAACTTCGAGAACTGGGAGAAACTGGTACGCGCCTGCGAAGGGCTTGAAGGCGGTCTCAACAGGAACTCGAGCCCGCAGGCTCTGGCTACCCTCCGCGCCACATACGATCGATTCCTCCTCAAGTTTCCCTTGCTGTTTGGCTACTGGAAAAAGTATGCGGATCTCGAATTTAACATCTCGGGTCCCGAGTCGGCCGAAATG GTGTATGAGCGAGGATGCGCTAGCATCACCAATTCGGTCGACCTGTGGACAGAGTATTGCTCCTTTAAGATGGAAACTACTCATACACCCCATCTCGTGAGAGA GCTTTTCGAGCGCGGCGCTACCCATGTCGGCCTAGACTTCCTCGCCCACCCCTTCTGGGACAAGTACCTCGAGTACGAAGAGAGACAAGAGGCACAAGATAAGATCGTCGCGATACTGAACCGGGTCATTCGGATTCCGATGCACCAATATGCGCGCTACTTCGAGCGGCTCAGGACCCTCGCTCAGACACGTCCACTTTTGGAGTTAGTTTCTGCCGATGCGTTGGCCCGCTACCGGGCGGAAGTCGAAGCCGAGAATGCCCCCTACGGGATCCAAAAGAGTGAGCCCGAGATCGAGCGTGACATCCGGGCCAAGATCGATGCGCAGCTATACACGGTTTTCCAGCAGACACAGGCCGAGACCACAAAGCGCTGGACCTTTGAATCAGAGATCAAACGACCTTATTTCCACATTACGGAGCTTGAGCATGCGCAGCTGGCCAACTGGCGCAAGTATCTCGATTTCGAGGAATCTGAGGGCAATTTCGGCAGAATTGTTTTCTTATACGAGAGGTGCTTGGTCACCTGTGCTCTTTACGACGAGTTTTGGTTCCGCTACGCTCGGTGGATGTCGGCACAAGaaggcaaggaggaggaagtacGCAACATCTACCTCCGCGCAACGACTCTGTATGTCCCGGTTAGTCGGCCGGGAATTCGGCTCCAGTATGCCTACTTCGAGGAGATGTCCGGACGTATCGATGTTGCCCGCGACATCCACGCGGCCATCCTTAACAAGCTACCCGATTGCGTCGAGGCCATTGTCTCGTGGGCCAACCTGCAGCGCCGCCAGAGTGGTCTGGACGCCGCCATTGATATATACAAGGCGCAGATTGACTCCCCGACAGTGGACATCTTTACCAAGGCCGCTTTAGTTACCGAGTGGGCTTATCTTTTGTGGAAGGTCAAGGGATCGAGCGAGGAAGCTCGCGCTTGTTTCTCCAAGAACGTCCAGTGGTATTCGGACAGCCGCCACTTCTGGCAAAAGTGGCTGGAGTTTGAGCTGGGCCAGCCCACCAATGCTGAGCTTGAGGAACAGCATGGTGCGAGGATCAAGGACATCATTCAAATGATACGCAGCAAAAGTCGCCTGTCCCCAGCTGTCAAGCAAGAGTTGTGTCAGGTGTACCTGAACTATTTGCAGGACCGTGGCGGTAAGAAGGCCATGAAAGAATTTCTGGCCCTCGACCGGGAACTGTATGG ACCTCAGTCGATCTCGGTCATTACTAAAGCCAAGCTCGGTGGTAAGGAGAACGGTGTTATGGGCGAACTCGACGAACCCACTCGCCAGAAGGCCGAGGCCAGATTTTACAGCTTTTACCAGCTCCATATGGACCCCGATCCGAACGCTCAAGGACCGGCTAGCTTTAATTAA